From the Leptolyngbya sp. O-77 genome, one window contains:
- a CDS encoding AAA-like domain-containing protein: protein MARLPTQARQNSGAIAPCQSPCHRPPAQDLDPPVGLVALNSPVYVDRPPSETRCYDEIARPGALIRIKAPSQMGKTSLMVRLLDQARRLSEGGNSPIHTVALSLQQADSQALNDLDGFLRWFCALITRKLRLPHRVDEYWSPTFGSKGNCTAYFEDCLLPDLNAPLVLALDRVDDVFLHPQIAHDFFSLLRAWYEEAAYGDSGNPLWQHLRLVIVHSTEVYLPLDINQSPFNVGLAVELQEFTPVQVMDLAQRYGLSLAAADLQQLQELVGGHPYLVHRALYHLARQDLTLDEFWQTAPTDSGIYANHLHRLLRQLQEHPDLAATFDQVTRASAPIEVEQMQAFKLRSMGLVHLHGNRVALSYGIYRRYFGDIAP, encoded by the coding sequence ATGGCGCGACTCCCAACACAGGCACGACAGAACAGCGGGGCGATCGCCCCCTGCCAATCACCCTGCCACCGTCCGCCCGCGCAAGACCTCGACCCGCCCGTCGGCCTCGTCGCGCTTAATTCCCCCGTCTATGTCGATCGCCCCCCGTCGGAAACCCGCTGCTACGACGAGATCGCCCGGCCCGGTGCCCTAATTCGCATTAAAGCCCCCAGCCAGATGGGCAAAACCTCGCTCATGGTGCGCCTGCTAGATCAGGCACGGCGCTTGTCGGAAGGGGGCAACAGCCCGATTCACACTGTCGCCCTCAGCTTGCAGCAGGCCGACAGTCAGGCGCTGAACGACCTGGACGGATTTCTCCGCTGGTTTTGTGCGCTGATCACCCGCAAGCTGCGCCTGCCCCATCGGGTCGATGAATACTGGAGTCCCACCTTTGGCAGCAAGGGCAACTGCACCGCCTATTTTGAAGACTGCCTGCTGCCAGACCTGAATGCGCCGCTGGTGCTGGCGCTCGATCGGGTGGATGATGTGTTTCTGCATCCGCAAATTGCCCACGACTTTTTTTCGCTGCTGCGGGCCTGGTATGAAGAGGCGGCCTACGGCGACAGCGGCAACCCCCTCTGGCAACACCTGCGGCTGGTGATTGTGCATTCCACCGAGGTCTATTTGCCGCTGGATATTAATCAGTCGCCCTTCAACGTAGGGCTGGCGGTGGAGCTACAAGAATTCACTCCGGTGCAGGTGATGGATTTGGCACAGCGATACGGGCTATCGCTTGCAGCAGCCGACCTGCAACAGTTGCAAGAACTGGTCGGTGGGCATCCCTATCTGGTGCATCGCGCGCTCTACCACCTGGCGCGGCAAGACTTGACCCTGGACGAGTTTTGGCAAACTGCTCCGACCGATTCGGGCATTTACGCCAACCACCTGCATCGCCTGCTGCGGCAGTTGCAGGAACATCCCGACCTGGCGGCAACGTTCGATCAGGTGACCAGAGCCTCTGCGCCCATCGAAGTGGAACAGATGCAGGCCTTCAAGCTCCGCAGCATGGGACTGGTGCATTTACACGGCAACCGGGTGGCGCTGAGCTACGGGATATATCGGCGCTATTTTGGCGATATAGCTCCATAA
- a CDS encoding histone deacetylase: MDLPLVYHPDYVAPLPDSHRFPMEKFRRLSEILVEDGVAHPSQFHTPELPPVDWLELVHTPDYVQQYRAGTLEARAQRRIGLPWSPALAHRTCIAVGGTVLTAKLALECGLACNTAGGTHHAFPSFGSGFCIFNDMAIATRVLQHLGLVKKVLIVDLDVHQGDGTAVIFQNDPSVFTFSMHCEVNFPGTKQQSDLDVPLPEGMEDGDYLRTLAEYLPDLLSQVRPDLVLFDAGVDTHVGDRLGKLALTDSGLYRREMQVLSTCVAQGYPVACVIGGGYANDFNALVYRHSLVHRAASEVFRQYRL, translated from the coding sequence GTGGATTTGCCCCTGGTATACCATCCGGATTACGTCGCGCCGCTGCCCGACAGCCATCGCTTTCCGATGGAGAAGTTTCGGCGGCTTTCTGAAATTTTGGTAGAAGATGGCGTGGCGCATCCCAGCCAGTTTCACACGCCAGAACTGCCGCCTGTGGACTGGCTGGAGCTGGTGCATACGCCGGACTATGTGCAGCAGTATCGCGCGGGCACGCTGGAGGCGCGGGCGCAGCGGCGGATCGGGCTGCCCTGGAGTCCGGCGCTGGCCCATCGCACCTGCATTGCTGTGGGCGGCACCGTGCTGACGGCAAAGCTGGCGCTGGAGTGTGGGCTGGCGTGTAATACGGCCGGTGGCACGCACCATGCCTTTCCCAGCTTTGGGTCGGGGTTTTGCATTTTCAACGATATGGCGATCGCCACTCGCGTCTTGCAACACCTGGGGCTAGTGAAAAAGGTGCTGATCGTCGATCTAGACGTGCATCAGGGCGACGGCACGGCGGTCATTTTTCAAAACGACCCCAGCGTGTTCACCTTTTCCATGCACTGCGAAGTGAACTTTCCTGGCACCAAGCAGCAGAGCGACCTGGACGTGCCGCTGCCGGAGGGCATGGAAGACGGCGACTATCTGCGGACGCTGGCAGAATACCTGCCCGATTTGCTGTCGCAGGTGCGGCCTGATCTGGTGCTGTTTGACGCAGGCGTGGATACCCATGTGGGCGATCGCCTCGGCAAGCTAGCCCTGACGGATAGCGGCCTCTATCGCCGCGAAATGCAGGTACTCAGCACTTGCGTCGCCCAGGGCTATCCGGTCGCCTGCGTCATCGGCGGCGGCTATGCCAATGATTTCAACGCGCTGGTGTATCGCCACTCGCTGGTGCATCGCGCCGCTAGCGAGGTGTTTCGGCAATATCGGCTGTGA
- a CDS encoding CAP domain-containing protein produces the protein MTSYPQRTDRFREVGPTPFRSRESGRTVYSGRLGGRNPLDIIPLRVVHRSRVMLDLSELSAGVTAQWLDGKGKAVGRSHVLSTPDSVAPKVTFKPGTYYLKLSVRSGVSSYRLSLAIASRPRSAQKSLRSFSDHAGDRFALKVLTLTNDYRRQYGLPPLRLNPVLSAIAQAHSQDMASNDFFDHRGSNGSTVFDRFLQGGYAYRSGGENIAAGFSTPKSVVNAWIKSPGHRANLLTPFFQEMGVGFVHLPSDPGKIKLRYYWTQDFGVPAN, from the coding sequence GTGACTAGCTACCCTCAACGAACGGACAGATTTCGTGAAGTCGGGCCGACTCCCTTTCGCAGTCGGGAGTCCGGTAGAACGGTGTATTCCGGGCGGCTGGGTGGCAGGAACCCGCTGGATATCATTCCGCTGCGGGTTGTTCATCGCAGCCGGGTGATGCTGGATCTGTCTGAACTGAGCGCGGGCGTGACTGCCCAGTGGTTAGATGGGAAAGGAAAAGCAGTGGGGCGATCGCACGTCCTATCCACCCCTGACTCGGTTGCGCCCAAAGTCACCTTCAAACCTGGAACCTATTACCTGAAGCTGTCGGTCAGATCGGGCGTTTCGTCCTATCGGCTGAGTCTGGCGATCGCCTCTCGTCCCCGTTCTGCCCAAAAGTCCCTGCGATCTTTTTCAGACCATGCGGGCGATCGCTTTGCGCTGAAAGTGTTGACGCTGACCAACGACTATCGCCGCCAATACGGGCTGCCTCCACTGCGGCTGAATCCGGTATTGAGTGCGATCGCCCAAGCCCACAGCCAGGACATGGCCAGCAACGACTTTTTTGACCATCGCGGGTCCAATGGCTCCACCGTTTTTGACCGCTTTTTGCAGGGGGGCTATGCCTACCGCAGCGGCGGCGAAAACATTGCCGCAGGTTTCAGCACACCAAAAAGCGTGGTGAACGCCTGGATCAAGAGTCCGGGCCACCGAGCCAATTTGCTCACGCCGTTCTTCCAGGAGATGGGTGTCGGCTTTGTGCATTTGCCCAGCGACCCCGGCAAGATCAAGCTGCGCTATTACTGGACGCAGGATTTTGGCGTGCCTGCAAACTGA